The proteins below are encoded in one region of [Limnothrix rosea] IAM M-220:
- a CDS encoding putative bifunctional diguanylate cyclase/phosphodiesterase has protein sequence MHAQALRRLTIEADLRQAINQQEFMVYYQPIMDMSRNQLVGFEALVRWHHPHRGLISPQEFIPIAEEIGFIVDLDRWVLEQACQQIKYWRQTFPCAAALKVGVNLSAQDLRTTTLLQDVDNILQKTKLPGCALTLEITESMLVTDIDQTIHLLTQLAARDIQISIDDFGTGYSSLNYLHRFPVNNLKIDQSFVSQMQSENRNYRVVETIITLSNQLGLTTVAEGIETEDQLAYLQQLGCQLGQGYLFSRPLPAKDIEALFFQTSTFTDCQAS, from the coding sequence ATGCACGCCCAGGCACTCAGACGCTTAACCATAGAAGCAGATTTGCGCCAAGCCATTAACCAACAAGAATTCATGGTTTATTACCAACCGATTATGGATATGTCCCGCAATCAACTTGTCGGATTTGAAGCCCTAGTCCGTTGGCACCATCCCCATCGAGGGTTAATTTCGCCCCAAGAATTTATCCCGATCGCCGAAGAAATTGGCTTTATTGTCGACCTTGACCGCTGGGTTTTAGAACAAGCATGTCAGCAAATTAAATATTGGCGACAAACCTTTCCTTGTGCCGCCGCCCTCAAAGTCGGTGTCAATTTATCAGCCCAGGATTTACGAACAACAACCTTACTTCAAGATGTAGATAATATCTTACAAAAAACAAAACTACCCGGTTGTGCCCTTACGTTAGAAATTACAGAAAGTATGTTGGTGACAGATATTGACCAAACCATTCATTTACTCACTCAACTGGCCGCAAGGGACATTCAAATTAGCATCGACGACTTTGGCACAGGCTACTCATCTTTAAATTATCTCCATCGTTTCCCGGTAAATAATCTCAAAATCGATCAATCTTTTGTGAGTCAAATGCAATCGGAAAATCGGAACTACAGAGTAGTTGAAACAATTATTACTCTTAGTAATCAACTGGGATTAACCACCGTTGCAGAAGGAATTGAGACAGAAGATCAACTAGCATATTTACAACAATTAGGCTGCCAACTCGGACAAGGTTATCTATTTTCTAGACCTTTACCCGCCAAAGATATTGAAGCTCTATTTTTTCAGACTAGTACTTTTACCGACTGTCAAGCTTCCTAA
- a CDS encoding Uma2 family endonuclease yields the protein MTLATYKWTIANYHQAIDAGLFTDESVELLRGNLVVMAPERELHAYYTRSIGHYLQSLLGDRALVSEAHPVTLPNNSEPEPDIAVVQPLGREYLEHHPYPENIFWLIECSQTTLTKDLTEKKDIYAEAGIQEYWVINLQNHQLIVFKDLQNGIYKIEKSFVEGTISPIAFPNIQVSVHQLLN from the coding sequence ATGACTCTGGCAACCTACAAATGGACAATAGCCAACTACCATCAAGCGATTGATGCGGGGTTATTCACAGATGAATCGGTTGAACTGTTACGGGGAAATTTAGTTGTTATGGCACCGGAGCGAGAACTCCATGCTTATTACACTCGCAGTATTGGCCACTATTTACAAAGTTTGTTGGGCGATCGCGCTTTAGTGAGTGAAGCTCATCCGGTTACATTGCCGAATAACTCTGAGCCAGAACCAGACATTGCAGTAGTTCAACCTTTAGGACGAGAATATTTAGAGCACCATCCCTATCCAGAAAATATTTTTTGGTTAATTGAATGTTCCCAGACAACGCTTACAAAAGACTTAACCGAAAAGAAAGACATCTATGCAGAAGCTGGCATTCAAGAATATTGGGTCATTAATTTACAAAATCACCAATTAATTGTTTTCAAAGACTTACAAAATGGCATTTACAAAATAGAAAAATCTTTTGTAGAAGGCACAATTTCTCCAATTGCTTTTCCTAATATTCAAGTATCAGTACATCAGTTGCTCAATTAG